One genomic segment of Hordeum vulgare subsp. vulgare chromosome 2H, MorexV3_pseudomolecules_assembly, whole genome shotgun sequence includes these proteins:
- the LOC123424932 gene encoding uncharacterized protein LOC123424932 — MPKLFSIPMAHSTKEGDEGERESKEEREVQRRMHVPRELLPFLRFPLCTFDLVVRLYSMVLVGPCAIYFVSTKHNMRCEFLLGTVLQQIIGIAALVDMYAEYPLTGQDWILVYTSPPLSCSVPKPKLVQHHFVVLYQNPGPDSPRSTTEDAVGCVLVWKLHNIFGTHYSLMHESLCSVGLQLIFDRFILFYNANNLFFHREKEH, encoded by the exons ATGCCGAAGTTATTTTCGATACCGATGGCACATTCAACAAAGGAAGGAGATGAGGGAGAAAGAGAGAGCAAAGAGGAGAGGGAGGTGCAGCGACGGATGCATGTTCCTCGTgagctccttccattccttcgcttcCCTCTGTGTACTTTTGATTTGGTTGTGAGATTGTACTCCATGGTGCTTGTCGGTCCGTGTGCAATTTATTTCGTCTCAACCAAGCATAACATGAGGTGCGAATTTTTGCTAG GAACTGTATTACAACAGATCATTGGCATTGCAGCTTTAGTGGACATGTATGCTGAATATCCCCTCACTGGACAAGATTGGATTTTAGTGTATACAAGCCCTCCTCTGAGCTGCTCAG TACCAAAACCCAAGTTGGTACAACACCACTTTGTAGTTTTGTACCAGAACCCAGGTCCGGATTCACCGAGAAGTACAACTGAAGACGCGGTCGGCTGCGTGCTGGTCTGGAAACTACACAATATCTTTGGAACCCACTATTCTCTAATGCATGAATCTTTGTGCTCAGTCGGGCTACAACtaatttttgatcgtttcatCTTATTCTATAATGCAAACAACCTGTTTTTTCATCGCGAGAAAGAACATTAA